The segment ATTCAATCACCTTAAAAAGCTCGAGTGAGAAAGAACTCAAAAACAAACAGGTGTAAAATGGCAGATTGTTTGAAGGACAAGGAGGACAAGGAGCTGGACAGACACAAAGCGTGAAAAGGTCTCTCACCAAACATTTGGTAAAAAACTGTTCAAATGAACGACTCTCTGAATAAACTTCTCTGTGACTCCTACCAAAAAAGTCTGTCTATGCACGTCTCTATGCACGCTACGCATaaaaggacatttaaaaaaaatctatataataTGAACAACATATTTACACAACATATTTTGGACGGTCATAAATTATGATGCTGGAGAACACGGGCGCTGGCAGCTTCACCACCACAGAGGAAAAAACATTCACAGGCTTTACCGGTTCACAGCTGGAGGCCGGATTCAGCTCCAGGTACAAACATGTCCACCGAGGTCACAGGGACGTGTTGTCGCTGCCTCAGAGAAACGCTGAGGTCGCTTGTTTTCGATATCCTGTGAAATTATGAGAAGacgctggaaaaaaaacaaatcacccATTTCATTGCTAAGTTGCTGACGTAGCTTCGTTGAAACTCTGAATCCTCCAAAGAGGAGACGTTTGCTTTGTAAATTCATCTCATGTCAGGAAAGGAAAATCTTTTATTTGATATATAGTGACGGGAAAACTTCTATTTCTCATAAATCGCAGACTCTTTCGTGGTGAGAGCTTTGAAAGTTGAGGAAACCTCATCCGACTCGTTCTGTTGGGAAATGGACGTCTCCTTTGACTCGGGGATTGACAACACAAATTTGGCGACTGAATCCAGTAACAGCAGGTCGGGGAGAAATCCCCATGGAGCCACCGGATCAGAACTCATCCCGGGCAGTTTGTTGTGTGACCACATCGCTGCCgtgcttttttctctctctctgaagtgTTCTGTACTTCACCCGGTACTTGTTAACGTTGAGATAGTGGAGGACCTCCGGGCAGCGGGTGGTGGTGCAGGACATCAGGTCCTCCTGTTCTTCTCCCATCAGCCACTTCTGGCTGCTGCTGGCCATGTCGCTGGTCACGTGCTCTTTGGCCCAGGTGTCCACTTTGGCCTGGAAGCGTCTGTGCAGGCGCTGGTTCACTCTCTGatgagactgagacagagagaaagagaaagagagagagagggcgagacaGCTCagcaaaataaaagtcacagaaatatgtgtgtgtagaaaaTCATCTGATTCATAAAGcaagaaaaatgtcaacaaagtcaGAGTCGTAATTATTTAAGTTCTTGAAACATGAAATGAATTGAACACTTAAATAAAACCCTTAACCTTACTCTTACTTTATTCTAATCATTATTTAGGTTGTTCAAGTTTCAAGAGTTTGTTGTCATATGCACAACGATCACATTAAGCTCTCTTATGGCAATGCTCAGAATATAACAagcagacaaaaaaataaaataagataaatagaatagaaaaatgtaaataaaaataaaatatacaaatctaaaatatatatacacacctgcagaaaaaaagaaaacaattgtgCGATAGTGCAAAATGCCATTGGTGCATTCAAGAGCTGCCTGTTCACTCCATAGCACTGCCCCTCAAACTGTGAACACTGACACAGGAGCAGATCGACTCGGGTATTGTCCGTGCTCACCTGGTGGGCCCGTGTGAGAGCCGTGTGCCTGTACATACAATCCTCTGACTTGCAGACATACACCATCTTGTAGGAGTTGAGCTTGAACATGCACTGCATCCTCAGCGCACGGTGACCGTCCTGCGACGTGTCCGCTGGGGCCTTGgtcttcctctcctgctgctgcagctgcttccatCCTCTCTGGCACTTCCTTATCTGCCTCAAATTCCTGAAGGCCCAAACAGATCGACAGCCATGAGTGAGACTGACTGATCCGGCAGAAGAGCGTTCGACTGCGCCACACATCAGAATAAATAaggtttgaaataaacaaacaaataaatcacgTTTACAGGGAAAGTTCGCAAAAATTCATATCTGGAAACTAAATCTCACTTGATGGCACAATATGTGTTTGACTATATGCGATTTTTAAAGTCCAGGGGATGTGGTCAGGCACAATAATCAGGACATTGAGGAGAGCGCAGTCAAATTTGAGAGGACTGTccctttatattatatttttgaaACCCATGCATTGCAACTCACCCGGGGAACAGAACTAGATCGGGAGTCAAATCATTCCTGGGAAAATGCGGATCTAtaagagcagcagaggcagcagtcGGGAAATATTTCTGTACAGTGCACTTCTATTGCACAGCCACGTACTGGAATCGCTTGGCAAACAATAATTCGTTAAAGAAATTGGGAGATTGAACCCCCTGATTTTGTGCAGCTAATAGAAATATCATTATTCACCCCACCTGAATGAAAGTTTTAAATGTGTACTTACCACAGAGGTTACAGTTGAGCGACGACTGAAACCATGAGGCGTATTTTAGCTCTCAGGGCTCCACTtaaaagacatgacagtggcgCCAATTACAAAGTAAAAACTGGAATATGTGTAGAGTATATTTTAGATTTGCACATTCTTTCACCAACAATTGTACCGAATGTCATGATCATGAGATGAAGACCCAACACAACTGGAAAAGAAACTGCTGAGTATTTGTTACTGCCAGTGATTTTTGTAAAGAAGGAAGAAGTTTTGACCTCTTGTGCTGCTGATCTCTCATAGATTTGATGAGTATaaaataaatggataaatacacaaaataaagtttggaaaaaaacatgataaatcCCAGTCAGGTAGCAGATTTATGCAATGGGTGAATTAATCAATAAGAGGGAAAAGGTAGGAGAAGATATTTGGTGTTTTACAAAGCCTGATTGAAATGTGTATGATAATGGACAGCCATCTCAAAAGAAACTCACAACTCAAAAAAAGCACCAATCACAATGACAGATTGTTCATCTGGAGGTTTGGGACACACGCACGCTTCCATGCACGGCTCGGAGGTGTCGGGGAAAGAAACACGCCAACATGTGAAcatacaatttagacgatcatttttatttacaaaccCTACTCCTCTGTACAAGTGTTGCAGATAATGTGCTTGACCagagttttaaaaaacatgagCACTAATCTCTGTCACACCAGTGGAAAAAAATCTCACTCACAACAAAAAGTTGCAACGGGAGTGcactgtttccactgaaaaTGATTACAAACATAACACTGAGTATAACAGACTTAAATAAATTGACATTTCAACATTTACAGTTGCAAACAGTGATTAAGTCACATACAGGACCTTGGATCTGAATACAATCACAAACAAAAGGGCATGAAAAGGTAGGAAAGGAAACCCCGACTTCACTGTCTCAACAAAGTCTCTCAGGTCCGACACAAGAGCTTCGGTCTCTCAAACTCAGGTCACAGGTTATTgtagaaaaaaggaaattaaaatgacaaaaggtgggacccatttgtttttctcttagcTTGTGCATTCGATGACTTTTGTCCTTTATGTTACACAATGATAATCACCATTTCAATTCAATACAGTGtgaataatcaaaccaaattttTCTTGTAGCTCTCCCGGGCAGGTGGACACTTGGAACCCACAATCAAGCCGAAGCCGttttaaaaaaaccttgctggtaataaataaaaattttcCATTAAAAAGGAACTGaatcaatgaataaataaattccatgtttttcttttttaaaagacGGCCATGTAAAGTGCAATCTTCCATTTGAGGCAGACGTCAGAAACTGAAAAATCACATTAATGGCCAATGAGACTCCGTGACAGAGGGGCAGTCAGGCACCGCAAGCACTTCAGCGTGACtgcagtgttttctcttttcgATTAACCTTCTCAAAACTTTCATGTTTGTTACTAAAAAGGCGTTTCATGCCCACAGCTTTTGTGATCGAAGCTTCCTAAGTCAGGCTTGTGCAGAGGTACCACTGTTTCTATCTGAGAAAAGGAGTCGTATTTGGCAGGAGGCTTGGCAACAGTGGAGTAGCTGCTCGGCTGACTAGTGCCTCAGGACAGAAGCTTTAACAGTGAAGACAAGAGGGGGGGACATGGCTGGAGCCTCACCTGGGGAGGAACACCGGCTTCTGGGCCAGATGTTCACGCAGCTCTGGAGACGCAGAGTCTGAGTTCAGGTATCTACTCACGTAGTCTGACCacctctgtggaggagagaacGGGACAGAAGAAACAGTTGATTAGTCCAACTCTCATACTCTCTCTTTTAAACAAGTAACTTGAAGAGGTACTGCACACCTGCATGTGTCCTTTGAGCCGTAAAGTAAACAACATGAGTGAAATACATTAATGCTGGattaatatcacatttatttagttatttttaacgCAACTAGCATTAAAAACCCTCCTGGACTAATGCTTATGTAGAGTCGACTGTCTGTGGCATGTCTGTGTCCATAAACAGGCCTCCTTTTACTTTCCGAGAGAGGCACTGTAATTATTTCCCAAttggcagacacacaccattACCCTTCGTGATCATGCACCTGTTCCCTCATCTGGATTATTAACATCGTCTCCCATCCAACAGATGGTGATTTGAAATATCCCTATTTGATAAACCTGTTTATGATCATTCTATTAAAAGAGATTGTGTTTCCCTCCTCGAAATAAATGACTCACCAGAAATAGCACCATCACTACTTTGAAAATGGGATTAAGAggtaataaaaaatatcaaataatatTCTTCCAtacacaagaaaaaaagaaaaacaatgaataGGGAATCTAGTTGGATTTGTGCTGTTGGTTTGACTGAAACTCTCTGAGCAttaaatctgataaaaacatgactaacaaaattaaatgaaagaaGAAAGCAATGATTACAAACTACAGATGTGCAGACACCTGAGGAAATGAATAATAACTTTTAAGACGTTAaagaagtaataataataactactACTAAATAATAACTAAAAGGAGTTTTACCTCCGACTCTGCTGGCTCATCGGAGTTGTCGTCTTCtgtgtccagcagctccatggTCATGCTGAGAGATCCTCGACTCTTTACAAACATCAGCTAGGAAGAACACaggtaattcattaattaaCCAATACTAACCCACCCTTCAAAATCGTTTAGACTAATGTGCAATACTCTCTCATTCATCTCTGGCTTCATCGTACCTTGAAGCTGTTCTCATCGGACATTAGCTGCTCGGCCTTGCGCTGGTAGACGCCCTCTGCTGTGGACCTGGACGTCTGCGTGGACAACGTGCCGCCCGTCGCTTTATTGGCACATTCACTCAGGTACATGTCTGTCACACGTGCGCACACGTCATCAGTGACGAGGTGCTGGAGCTGGGGAACACAACCGCTTGAGTTAGAAACAGCCAAAAGTCCATAAAGGCAAACATTATCACAGAGGCTAAAAGTGACAGTGACACACTCAGTGACTTTTAGGGTGACAGACCCTATATAAGATATACGTCACCACTGATTTCCTCAATCTATTAAATTCCGATTTACTGGGTGCAATTTAACTTGATTTTAGATacaatgttgattaaagtgggGAACTTTTAGATAGAATAACAATTTTCTCATTTAAATTATGCTCAAAATTTTACAAGTTCACATTACTCAGCTCAGGCTGGAACTGGACTGAGTTTTAAAACATATACATTTTCACAAACAGGTTTCCTTATAGTTTAATTGCCACACTAAAGATCTTTAAGTCCAGGTCCTCATATTCGCTGTTCACTTTGTAGCAAGACAATTAAAACCAACAACATCTTCGGATCTTTTGTACAAATTAAGCTCAGCCAgtaaaatctgaatctgaaacaATCTACACATGGCAAACGGAAGTAAATATTTGTGGAACACGCATCAAATCAAATGATATAATGTTAACTGTGCTGACCTGCCGGACAATGCTTTGTATGAGCTTATCCATGGTGAAGGCAACGTAGGCATGGATAGTAAACATTTCCCTCAGGGAGTCCTCGTACTGAGCCGGCTCCATGTTCCCATCCAGAAGGTTGCGCACCATTTCCAGAAACACTGAGTAGTAGTCGTCTACATCGACGTCCACTGCAGGAAGAAATGTGTAAGCTGGATTagtgaaaaagacaaaataacaaTTTATAGAAAAGCATCAAGATGAACGTGGAACCACagggtgttttattttctcacttACTTGGCTCCTTCATTTTCAGTTGGATTGCTGGGTTTTCACTTTTCTCCCTTTTGACCCCCAactcttctctctcccactctcgcTCGCGGCCGTCCTCTTCGATCTGCTTCTCGGCTTGCCCGTAGATTCGCAGCAAGCGAGAACAGAGGATGTGGTGTAGACGAAGGAAGATATACCAGTAGTTGTTCACGAAGAACAGGTTGTAGGCCTCGTCTGTGCCGCGCAGCTTCTGAGCTGCCGGGTTGCTGAAGAGGAGCTTCGACTTTGATGGGCTGCTGCCCGGCAAGCCGTTGTGCTTCTTGGGGCTGTCTTGATCCATCTCTaggtcttcttcctcctcttcgtcctcgtcctccacaTCCGAGAGCTCACCTCGCTGTGCGAACAGCAGGTCAGGGATGAAGTGGTGGATGATCTGTTTGATCTTGTACTTGTCTTCTTTCTGGATGCCCACCTGTCGTTTGACATGGTGGATGATGAGGGCAGCGGCATCTTCCAGGATCTGGCTGTCGTCATAGGTCAGGGTCATGTGCGGGCCGCTCACTGGAGGTGCGGGGGCTTCCTCGGCCGCTCGCTCCTGACgctacaaaacacaaacaggattgaaTCAGGCTGAATTTAGAGGAATTGAGCTCAACAACATCCTGTGTGAGGGAGGAAACATCTACAATCATCATCTGTGATCTAATTCTCATTTAGAGCTTCAAACAATAAAGTCGGCTGTGTTGATGAATGTAATAACTGCAACAATCACTTCGACCCAAttctttaatataaataaaaagtatagTCAATGAAACAATCTACTCACATCATCATATAGCAACTCAATTTCATTGAGCAAGGTCTTTGAACGCAGCACTTTGGTGTCATTCTGCTTGAAGTTGATTCCTTGATGGTCCAGTGACTTCAGGTAATACTTTTCATTCTGCTCCTGCCAGATTTTGTTGAATCCTCTCTGGgcttctctccactcctcctccttaaTTTTTAACCTGAAAGAGTGACCAaagaaaaaagttgtaaaaaGTATTTCACATCCTCATGTGGTCTGAAAACTGAACCAAATCATATAATACACGAACAATCACGgaagataagaaaagaaaattagACATGAACCTTTTCAGCACTATGGGGACAGACGCAGCTGGGTTCTTCTTAAGCCCGTCAATGATGTCATTGGCCTTGTCCCCATATATCCTCTGGATAGCTTTGCGGTGAATGACCTCTGAGGAGCCGCCCATTGTGTTGTCCAGCTTGAAGCGCAGCTGCTCCTCAGCCGACATGCGCGAAAGCTTCCGCTGCACCGACTCCAGGGCTCGTATTGTGGAGAGGTTGGTCTC is part of the Pleuronectes platessa chromosome 1, fPlePla1.1, whole genome shotgun sequence genome and harbors:
- the LOC128438544 gene encoding paired amphipathic helix protein Sin3a isoform X1, translated to MASGPFDYVYTMKRRVDDQEPIFAPQQQPSRRPPVQGIAESFQHRALAPAPTVIEAATDTMQPSTGIQYSLPQGYQVPTMPQSTSGHGHNTAPHVGPHTHSLAVQSQGPAVVQGHVHPPAPITSPQGQQQFQRLKVEDALSYLDQVKLQFGNYPQVYNDFLDIMKEFKSQSIDTPGVINRVSQLFKGHPDLIMGFNTFLPPGYKIEIQTNDLVNVTTPGQIHYITPHGISVQSMPIGPAPSQPVSHHQHQNLPQAGPQTATTTTTTTTPPVPAQPTPNKTSKPIQSPAHTPTSQPNPSIPSYASPRSPTVQPHTPVSSTPSGGPPLQNNQPVEFNHAINYVNKIKNRFQGQPDIYKSFLEILHTYQKEQRNAKEAGGNYTPTLTEQEVYTQVAKLFKNQEDLLSEFGQFLPDANSSLLLGKVAPDRAESVRNDHGGTVKRPLLNNKQRLSQNGLPIRRPAGVGATPPVKKKPKIMGKDHSSEVSKHSTSTETMFFEKVKKALRSTEAYDNFLRCLQIFNQEVISRAELVQLVIPFLGKFPELFTWFKNFLGYREFSHGEPSHAESLPKERATEGIAMEIDYASCKRLGSSYRALPKSYQQPKCTGRTPLCREVLNDTWVSFPSWSEDSTFVSSKKTQYEEHIYRCEDERFELDVVLETNLSTIRALESVQRKLSRMSAEEQLRFKLDNTMGGSSEVIHRKAIQRIYGDKANDIIDGLKKNPAASVPIVLKRLKIKEEEWREAQRGFNKIWQEQNEKYYLKSLDHQGINFKQNDTKVLRSKTLLNEIELLYDDRQERAAEEAPAPPVSGPHMTLTYDDSQILEDAAALIIHHVKRQVGIQKEDKYKIKQIIHHFIPDLLFAQRGELSDVEDEDEEEEEDLEMDQDSPKKHNGLPGSSPSKSKLLFSNPAAQKLRGTDEAYNLFFVNNYWYIFLRLHHILCSRLLRIYGQAEKQIEEDGREREWEREELGVKREKSENPAIQLKMKEPMDVDVDDYYSVFLEMVRNLLDGNMEPAQYEDSLREMFTIHAYVAFTMDKLIQSIVRQLQHLVTDDVCARVTDMYLSECANKATGGTLSTQTSRSTAEGVYQRKAEQLMSDENSFKLMFVKSRGSLSMTMELLDTEDDNSDEPAESERWSDYVSRYLNSDSASPELREHLAQKPVFLPRNLRQIRKCQRGWKQLQQQERKTKAPADTSQDGHRALRMQCMFKLNSYKMVYVCKSEDCMYRHTALTRAHQSHQRVNQRLHRRFQAKVDTWAKEHVTSDMASSSQKWLMGEEQEDLMSCTTTRCPEVLHYLNVNKYRVKYRTLQRERKKHGSDVVTQQTARDEF
- the LOC128438544 gene encoding paired amphipathic helix protein Sin3a isoform X2 — its product is MKRRVDDQEPIFAPQQQPSRRPPVQGIAESFQHRALAPAPTVIEAATDTMQPSTGIQYSLPQGYQVPTMPQSTSGHGHNTAPHVGPHTHSLAVQSQGPAVVQGHVHPPAPITSPQGQQQFQRLKVEDALSYLDQVKLQFGNYPQVYNDFLDIMKEFKSQSIDTPGVINRVSQLFKGHPDLIMGFNTFLPPGYKIEIQTNDLVNVTTPGQIHYITPHGISVQSMPIGPAPSQPVSHHQHQNLPQAGPQTATTTTTTTTPPVPAQPTPNKTSKPIQSPAHTPTSQPNPSIPSYASPRSPTVQPHTPVSSTPSGGPPLQNNQPVEFNHAINYVNKIKNRFQGQPDIYKSFLEILHTYQKEQRNAKEAGGNYTPTLTEQEVYTQVAKLFKNQEDLLSEFGQFLPDANSSLLLGKVAPDRAESVRNDHGGTVKRPLLNNKQRLSQNGLPIRRPAGVGATPPVKKKPKIMGKDHSSEVSKHSTSTETMFFEKVKKALRSTEAYDNFLRCLQIFNQEVISRAELVQLVIPFLGKFPELFTWFKNFLGYREFSHGEPSHAESLPKERATEGIAMEIDYASCKRLGSSYRALPKSYQQPKCTGRTPLCREVLNDTWVSFPSWSEDSTFVSSKKTQYEEHIYRCEDERFELDVVLETNLSTIRALESVQRKLSRMSAEEQLRFKLDNTMGGSSEVIHRKAIQRIYGDKANDIIDGLKKNPAASVPIVLKRLKIKEEEWREAQRGFNKIWQEQNEKYYLKSLDHQGINFKQNDTKVLRSKTLLNEIELLYDDRQERAAEEAPAPPVSGPHMTLTYDDSQILEDAAALIIHHVKRQVGIQKEDKYKIKQIIHHFIPDLLFAQRGELSDVEDEDEEEEEDLEMDQDSPKKHNGLPGSSPSKSKLLFSNPAAQKLRGTDEAYNLFFVNNYWYIFLRLHHILCSRLLRIYGQAEKQIEEDGREREWEREELGVKREKSENPAIQLKMKEPMDVDVDDYYSVFLEMVRNLLDGNMEPAQYEDSLREMFTIHAYVAFTMDKLIQSIVRQLQHLVTDDVCARVTDMYLSECANKATGGTLSTQTSRSTAEGVYQRKAEQLMSDENSFKLMFVKSRGSLSMTMELLDTEDDNSDEPAESERWSDYVSRYLNSDSASPELREHLAQKPVFLPRNLRQIRKCQRGWKQLQQQERKTKAPADTSQDGHRALRMQCMFKLNSYKMVYVCKSEDCMYRHTALTRAHQSHQRVNQRLHRRFQAKVDTWAKEHVTSDMASSSQKWLMGEEQEDLMSCTTTRCPEVLHYLNVNKYRVKYRTLQRERKKHGSDVVTQQTARDEF